The following are encoded in a window of Nibricoccus aquaticus genomic DNA:
- a CDS encoding sulfite exporter TauE/SafE family protein, which translates to MFFSDYVGVLVLGLLGSGHCVGMCGAFAIAASAGSKGAGGVVLRQVSYQVGKATSYVFLGVLLLLAGQWIEARTSIENFQTVLGAIAGAAMIVAGLAYALEWRLPPVVARWWQGSAVCGALGGLWRAQSLFKSLLIGWVNGFLPCGLSLMALLYLVSFNSAKGVVLGAYVFGLATLPGLLAVALVGQKISVAKRRWLVRASGVALVVFGVLTLVRGQPAVHHWMHEHLMWGDGGAAGAGHEHHGHDGHAH; encoded by the coding sequence ATGTTTTTTAGTGATTATGTCGGTGTGCTCGTGCTCGGTTTGCTTGGCAGCGGGCATTGCGTGGGGATGTGCGGGGCGTTCGCGATCGCGGCATCGGCGGGATCAAAAGGGGCTGGCGGGGTGGTGTTGCGGCAGGTGAGTTATCAAGTGGGGAAGGCGACGTCGTATGTGTTTCTTGGAGTCTTGCTGCTGCTGGCGGGGCAGTGGATAGAGGCGAGGACATCGATTGAGAATTTCCAGACGGTGCTCGGTGCGATCGCAGGTGCGGCGATGATCGTCGCGGGGCTGGCGTATGCGCTGGAGTGGCGGCTGCCGCCGGTGGTCGCGCGCTGGTGGCAGGGGAGCGCGGTGTGCGGAGCGCTGGGAGGATTGTGGCGCGCGCAGTCGTTGTTTAAGAGTTTGTTGATCGGGTGGGTGAATGGGTTTCTGCCGTGCGGGCTGTCGCTGATGGCACTGCTTTATTTGGTGAGTTTTAACTCGGCGAAGGGTGTGGTGCTGGGCGCGTATGTGTTCGGGCTGGCGACGTTGCCGGGGCTGCTGGCGGTGGCGCTCGTGGGGCAGAAGATCAGTGTGGCGAAGCGGCGCTGGCTGGTGCGGGCGAGCGGGGTGGCGCTGGTGGTTTTTGGCGTGCTCACGCTCGTGCGTGGGCAACCGGCGGTGCATCACTGGATGCATGAGCATCTGATGTGGGGAGATGGTGGGGCGGCTGGCGCGGGGCATGAGCATCACGGGCACGACGGGCATGCGCATTGA